From a single Thermoleophilia bacterium genomic region:
- a CDS encoding metallophosphoesterase family protein → MSEHVVIAVMSDTHGFYDPLLDDLLAGVAAIVHAGDIGSGVYERLLQHAPVTAVLGNTDWPEVLPGVPHEVLATICGVRFLVGHIRERLLREHDLRRERIDALVSGHSHRPSVEWQDGVLLLNPGSAGRARFGLPRTVALVEVVRGRLEPRIVTLA, encoded by the coding sequence GTGAGCGAGCACGTCGTCATCGCGGTAATGAGCGACACCCACGGCTTCTACGATCCGCTTCTGGACGATCTCCTTGCCGGCGTGGCGGCGATCGTGCACGCCGGCGACATCGGCTCCGGCGTGTACGAGCGACTGCTGCAGCACGCACCCGTCACTGCCGTGCTCGGCAACACGGACTGGCCAGAGGTGTTGCCGGGCGTGCCTCACGAAGTGCTCGCGACCATCTGCGGTGTGCGCTTCCTCGTGGGTCACATCCGAGAACGGCTTCTGCGCGAGCACGACCTGCGCCGCGAGCGCATCGACGCGCTCGTGAGCGGCCACTCACATCGTCCCTCAGTCGAGTGGCAGGACGGCGTCCTGCTTCTGAATCCGGGATCCGCGGGTAGGGCGCGCTTCGGCTTGCCGCGGACGGTCGCGCTTGTAGAGGTGGTTCGCGGACGCCTCGAACCGCGCATCGTGACGCTGGCGTAG
- a CDS encoding MBL fold metallo-hydrolase → MDHAAGNIWLERVVADGFPTVAAVLATRRRVFVVDTLTAPTAAAPLLAKAEAVAMNGAITVVNTHAHWDHVYGNAAFADHDIVAHRACRAVLAAQLRGVGEPAPEPPPEGVPLPTIVFESALIFHCGDETVHLLHAGGHTPESIVVWLERARVLLAGDTLEWPLPCLGESSDLGAWRKTIGKLRALRPKLVIPSHGVPVAGAGLLDANEAYLGRLDRAGEGDGSVRTGGMFRAEDWVAAGVEVPAVYRNAHEENLRLAGVTDKVDISDHLG, encoded by the coding sequence GTGGATCACGCGGCGGGCAACATCTGGCTCGAACGTGTCGTTGCCGACGGCTTTCCTACCGTCGCGGCGGTCTTGGCGACGCGCAGGCGTGTTTTCGTCGTTGACACGTTGACGGCGCCGACGGCGGCCGCGCCGCTCCTTGCCAAGGCCGAGGCGGTGGCGATGAACGGCGCGATCACCGTCGTTAACACGCACGCGCACTGGGATCATGTCTACGGCAACGCCGCGTTCGCAGACCACGACATCGTCGCTCACCGGGCCTGCCGGGCGGTACTCGCTGCTCAACTGCGTGGGGTCGGCGAACCTGCGCCGGAGCCGCCGCCCGAGGGCGTGCCGCTGCCGACGATCGTCTTCGAGTCGGCGCTGATATTTCACTGCGGTGACGAGACGGTGCATCTCCTGCATGCAGGCGGCCACACGCCCGAGTCCATCGTGGTGTGGCTGGAGCGCGCACGCGTTCTTCTCGCCGGCGATACGCTGGAGTGGCCGCTGCCCTGCCTCGGTGAGTCGAGCGATCTCGGAGCCTGGCGGAAGACGATCGGTAAGCTTCGGGCATTGCGCCCGAAGCTTGTAATTCCGAGTCACGGCGTGCCGGTCGCCGGCGCTGGGCTCCTGGATGCAAATGAGGCGTACCTGGGTCGCTTAGACCGGGCGGGGGAGGGTGACGGGAGCGTGCGGACGGGTGGCATGTTCCGAGCTGAGGATTGGGTCGCCGCAGGCGTCGAGGTGCCGGCGGTGTACCGAAACGCGCACGAAGAGAACCTCCGGCTGGCGGGCGTTACCGACAAAGTGGACATTTCGGACCACTTAGGATAG
- a CDS encoding NifU family protein: MREQVQKALDDIRPALQADGGDIEFVDFVDGIVSVRLQGACAGCPMSQMTLTNGVERHLKNVVPGVEGVRNVMM, encoded by the coding sequence TTGAGGGAGCAGGTACAGAAGGCGCTCGACGACATTCGTCCTGCGTTGCAGGCCGACGGCGGTGACATCGAGTTCGTCGATTTCGTCGACGGCATTGTGAGTGTTCGCCTCCAGGGTGCGTGCGCGGGCTGTCCGATGTCGCAGATGACGCTGACCAACGGTGTCGAGCGGCACCTGAAGAACGTCGTGCCGGGTGTCGAGGGCGTTCGCAACGTCATGATGTGA
- a CDS encoding Ppx/GppA phosphatase family protein yields MQPHDFTGASPSDQGGADSFETLGFVDIGTNSIRLVVVRVDPDRTWTTITSQKETVRLGEGEFAGATRIQPQAMARAIHVSRTFVELARAHGATEMIAVATAATREAENGAQFVRRLRDEAGLVVNVVSGTEEARLIFLGVLTKVNLGERRALVIDIGGGSTEIAYGGVSGAEFVDSLRIGAIRLTSEFPDAAGAISSERYAEMTHRVRVAAARTRRKLGDGRLDVAFGTSGTIRNAAAMAARLDGGNGPSDGLRYAHVRRLAGLLRSLRLEERRAVPGLSSDRADIILAGVAILDAVMGELALDELRPLADCGLREGLILDHLERQAGRSCCGTGVRERSVLQLARATTFDEPHAQHVADLSLDLFDSAREAGVHRLGSEMRELLRYAALLHDIGTFVNYADHSAHSAYIIRNADLLGFDQREISLIAAVAQFHRKARPTPRHAALADLGAAERKAVRPLSAMLRLAEYLDRGHSAAVAHAALRRDGKRTLALEVHAQREWDLELWRLQANLASVEALLGRRLTISAVDTKKSRTRQQDSAPGGSD; encoded by the coding sequence GTGCAGCCGCATGACTTCACCGGCGCCTCCCCATCCGACCAGGGAGGCGCCGATTCCTTTGAGACGCTCGGGTTCGTCGACATCGGCACGAACTCGATCCGTCTCGTGGTTGTGCGCGTCGATCCCGACCGTACCTGGACGACGATTACGTCGCAGAAGGAGACAGTGCGACTCGGCGAGGGCGAGTTCGCCGGCGCCACCCGCATTCAGCCGCAGGCGATGGCGCGTGCGATTCACGTCAGCCGAACCTTTGTCGAGCTGGCAAGAGCCCACGGCGCCACCGAGATGATCGCCGTCGCGACGGCCGCCACGCGAGAGGCGGAGAACGGTGCCCAATTCGTCCGCCGGCTCCGCGACGAGGCCGGCCTCGTTGTCAACGTTGTCTCAGGAACGGAGGAAGCGCGCCTGATCTTCCTCGGTGTCCTGACGAAAGTGAACCTTGGTGAGCGTCGCGCGCTCGTCATCGACATCGGCGGCGGAAGCACAGAGATCGCCTACGGAGGAGTGAGTGGGGCCGAGTTCGTCGACTCATTGCGCATCGGCGCGATTCGCCTCACGAGCGAGTTCCCGGACGCCGCGGGGGCCATCAGTAGCGAGCGCTACGCCGAGATGACACACCGCGTGCGTGTCGCCGCCGCGCGCACACGACGCAAGCTCGGTGACGGCCGATTGGATGTCGCCTTCGGTACATCCGGCACCATCCGCAACGCCGCCGCCATGGCGGCGCGACTCGACGGCGGCAACGGACCCAGCGATGGCCTGCGGTACGCGCACGTGCGTCGGCTTGCCGGACTCCTCCGTTCCCTCCGTCTCGAGGAACGTCGCGCGGTGCCCGGACTCAGCAGCGACAGGGCCGACATCATCCTCGCCGGCGTGGCCATCCTTGACGCCGTAATGGGCGAGCTCGCTCTTGACGAGCTGCGGCCCCTCGCCGACTGCGGGCTTCGCGAAGGGCTCATTCTAGACCACCTCGAACGACAAGCCGGCCGTTCCTGTTGCGGCACCGGAGTGCGCGAGCGCAGCGTCCTTCAGCTCGCCCGTGCCACCACGTTCGACGAGCCGCACGCCCAGCACGTGGCAGATCTGAGTCTCGACCTCTTCGACAGCGCCCGCGAGGCCGGTGTTCATCGTCTAGGCAGCGAAATGCGCGAGTTGCTGCGCTACGCCGCGCTTCTGCACGACATCGGCACCTTCGTCAACTACGCCGACCACAGCGCGCACAGTGCCTATATCATCCGCAACGCCGATCTTCTCGGCTTCGATCAGCGCGAGATATCACTCATCGCCGCCGTCGCGCAGTTTCATCGCAAGGCGCGACCTACCCCTCGTCACGCGGCGCTGGCCGATCTTGGCGCTGCCGAGCGCAAGGCGGTGCGTCCACTCAGCGCCATGCTGCGACTCGCCGAATACCTCGATCGCGGTCACAGCGCAGCGGTCGCTCACGCTGCCCTGCGCCGGGATGGCAAACGCACCCTCGCCTTGGAGGTTCACGCCCAGCGCGAGTGGGACCTCGAGCTCTGGCGCCTGCAGGCGAACTTGGCGAGCGTCGAAGCTCTACTCGGGCGCAGGCTCACGATCTCCGCCGTCGACACCAAGAAGTCACGCACCAGGCAGCAGGACTCGGCGCCGGGCGGGTCCGACTAG
- a CDS encoding thioesterase family protein, with the protein MTTLESPELTRARADHTDAFTTRLRVRYAETDAAGVVYYGNYLTYFEVARVELLRALDMPITQVEARGLLMPVVEAGVKYLRPARLDDLLDVSLRIRSVGPASFAFDYEIHRDDGLLLATGWTRMAVCEREQGRCVPMPSWLRELFARVPEVRGDGEGRDES; encoded by the coding sequence ATGACGACGCTGGAATCGCCCGAACTCACTCGTGCACGCGCAGATCATACTGACGCCTTCACGACTCGTTTGCGCGTGCGCTACGCCGAGACCGACGCAGCTGGCGTCGTGTACTACGGCAACTACCTCACCTACTTCGAGGTTGCACGCGTCGAGTTGCTGCGCGCACTGGATATGCCCATCACGCAGGTCGAGGCACGCGGACTGCTCATGCCGGTGGTGGAGGCGGGGGTCAAGTACCTTCGCCCCGCCCGCCTCGACGATCTCCTTGATGTGTCGCTGAGAATTCGTTCTGTCGGCCCGGCGTCATTTGCCTTTGACTACGAGATCCATCGTGACGACGGTCTGCTCCTGGCCACGGGTTGGACAAGAATGGCGGTGTGCGAGCGTGAGCAAGGTCGCTGTGTGCCCATGCCGTCGTGGTTGCGGGAGTTGTTTGCCCGTGTCCCTGAGGTGCGGGGCGACGGCGAGGGGCGGGACGAGTCATGA
- the ppk1 gene encoding polyphosphate kinase 1, producing the protein MHDDAGGEESAGRRSATATRASEEESLEAADVDLEELPDSTLFINRDLSLLSFFERVLDEARDPNNPLLERVKFIGIAQSILGEFFMVRMAGLRQQVDAGVTESQDGFTPQQLLPIVRERALAQMLAARECFATILPELDAAGIHILNYEALTTGQRAALSAYYEARVFPVLTPLAFDPGRPFPHISNLSHNLAVVVRDPSGEEHFARVKVPPTLQRLVPVIPVDGQEGYWFVWLEEVIAAHLDSLFPGMAIVESSPFRVTRDADLAIQEAEADDLLETIERFVRRRRFGSVIRVTTDSTMPAHICKILKENLDLEEQDLYVVDSPLGLGDLLAAGQIDAPDLKYPPFVQAVPPPLDDAEGVDIFAAIRQHDILLHHPYDSFDPVVDFVMAAAQDPDVLAIKTTLYRVGRNAPVVDALMEAAANGKQVAALIELKARFDEESNIGWAKALEHEGVHVIYGLVGLKTHSKIMLVVRNEGDRIRRYVHLGTGNYNSVTSKQYTDLGYLTCNDDLGADASAVFNALTGYSTGATYRKFLVAPHSMRRGLEERIDREIEHARRGEEARLIFKMNALIDKPMIRRLYKASRAGVKVELIVRGMCCLRPEVAGISDTISERSIVGRFLEHSRIFWFRNGGDEEVLLGSADLMPRNLNRRVEILFPVQDRAIVQRIREEILAVYLADNMKTRVLHADGTWEHVWPGEGETPLNSQEWFVARAREAARGEEGTAS; encoded by the coding sequence ATGCATGATGACGCGGGCGGCGAGGAGTCGGCAGGCCGCCGATCCGCGACTGCAACACGCGCGTCCGAGGAAGAGTCTCTTGAGGCGGCCGACGTGGATCTCGAGGAGCTTCCGGACAGCACACTGTTCATCAACCGCGATCTGAGTCTGCTCAGCTTCTTTGAGCGGGTGCTGGATGAGGCCCGCGACCCCAACAACCCATTGCTGGAGCGCGTCAAGTTCATCGGGATTGCGCAGTCCATCCTGGGCGAGTTCTTCATGGTGCGCATGGCGGGTTTGCGGCAGCAGGTCGACGCCGGCGTGACCGAATCGCAAGATGGCTTCACGCCGCAGCAATTGCTGCCCATTGTGCGCGAGCGGGCGCTGGCACAGATGCTCGCCGCACGCGAGTGCTTCGCGACGATTCTGCCGGAACTCGATGCGGCCGGGATACACATCCTCAATTACGAGGCGCTCACCACTGGGCAGCGTGCGGCGTTGAGCGCCTACTACGAAGCGCGTGTCTTCCCGGTGTTGACGCCGTTGGCCTTCGATCCCGGGCGCCCGTTTCCTCACATCTCCAATCTGAGCCACAACCTCGCCGTCGTCGTACGCGATCCGTCAGGTGAAGAGCACTTTGCCCGCGTCAAGGTCCCACCGACACTGCAACGGCTTGTTCCGGTGATTCCAGTCGACGGGCAAGAGGGCTACTGGTTCGTCTGGCTTGAAGAAGTGATCGCCGCACATCTGGATTCGCTGTTCCCGGGAATGGCGATCGTCGAGTCGAGTCCGTTCCGGGTCACCCGCGACGCTGATCTCGCCATACAGGAGGCAGAGGCCGACGATCTGCTCGAAACCATCGAGCGGTTCGTACGCCGCCGTCGCTTCGGGTCGGTGATTCGCGTAACCACGGACTCCACCATGCCGGCGCACATCTGCAAGATCCTCAAGGAGAACCTCGACCTGGAGGAACAGGATCTGTACGTGGTCGATTCTCCGTTGGGACTCGGTGACCTCTTGGCGGCGGGTCAGATCGACGCCCCCGACCTCAAGTACCCGCCGTTCGTTCAGGCTGTCCCGCCACCGCTGGACGATGCTGAGGGTGTAGACATCTTTGCCGCCATTCGTCAGCACGACATCCTCCTCCACCATCCGTACGATTCGTTCGATCCGGTCGTCGACTTCGTCATGGCGGCGGCGCAGGACCCGGATGTTCTCGCCATCAAGACGACGCTCTATCGTGTCGGGCGCAACGCTCCGGTGGTCGACGCTCTCATGGAGGCGGCGGCGAACGGCAAGCAGGTCGCCGCCCTCATTGAGCTCAAGGCGCGCTTCGACGAGGAGAGCAACATCGGCTGGGCCAAGGCGCTGGAGCACGAGGGAGTGCACGTCATCTATGGCCTCGTGGGCCTGAAGACGCACTCCAAGATCATGCTGGTCGTGCGCAATGAGGGAGACCGCATTCGGCGCTATGTTCACTTGGGGACCGGCAACTACAACAGCGTGACCAGCAAGCAATACACGGATCTCGGCTACCTCACGTGCAACGACGATCTGGGCGCCGACGCCTCGGCGGTCTTCAACGCGCTTACCGGCTATTCCACCGGTGCCACGTATCGCAAGTTCCTCGTCGCGCCGCACAGCATGCGGCGCGGTCTGGAGGAGCGGATCGACCGTGAGATCGAGCACGCGCGACGCGGCGAAGAGGCTCGTCTCATCTTCAAGATGAACGCGCTGATCGACAAGCCGATGATCCGCAGGCTCTACAAGGCCTCACGCGCTGGCGTCAAGGTGGAACTGATCGTCCGTGGTATGTGCTGTCTGCGTCCCGAGGTGGCTGGGATCAGCGACACCATCAGCGAGCGGAGCATTGTCGGACGCTTTCTGGAACACAGTCGCATCTTCTGGTTCCGCAACGGCGGTGACGAAGAAGTCTTGCTCGGCAGCGCCGATCTGATGCCGCGCAATCTCAACAGGAGGGTCGAGATTCTCTTCCCGGTCCAGGATCGCGCGATTGTGCAGCGAATTCGTGAGGAGATTCTGGCGGTCTATCTTGCCGACAACATGAAGACGCGCGTTCTCCACGCCGATGGCACGTGGGAGCATGTGTGGCCAGGCGAAGGTGAGACGCCGTTGAACAGTCAAGAGTGGTTCGTGGCCCGCGCCCGCGAGGCGGCACGCGGGGAGGAGGGTACAGCCTCATGA
- a CDS encoding rhomboid family intramembrane serine protease: MSSPPNQNPGLPDDFEARYPDDIDVRTCYRHPDRETGVSCSNCGRPICHECMIPAPVGFHCPECVKGSRRGSSRGKVVTRGQMRARWGSGGGALGGTAPVTRILIIINVAVFLLEVLLGAMTFTGNASSTLNSMGALVPSVVAEGQYWRLFTAMFLHAGIFHLGFNMWALYIGGSFLEMLAGRTKFLLIYFISGLAGNVAVYLLSAPSAATIGASTAIFGVFGALFLYSVHFHETAAGRALRSMGSVIAINLLITFLIPGISWQGHVGGLIGGMAAVEVLTQFGRRDLAAPFTWRDGVLVAGIAVALAALVVWRTGALA; this comes from the coding sequence ATGAGCTCGCCGCCGAATCAGAATCCTGGGCTGCCCGACGACTTCGAGGCACGTTACCCGGACGACATCGACGTACGCACCTGCTATCGCCACCCTGATCGCGAGACAGGCGTCTCGTGCAGCAACTGCGGTCGACCCATCTGTCATGAGTGCATGATTCCGGCCCCTGTCGGCTTTCACTGTCCCGAATGCGTCAAGGGGAGCCGTCGTGGCTCTTCGCGCGGCAAGGTCGTGACTCGCGGCCAGATGCGAGCTCGTTGGGGATCGGGCGGAGGAGCGCTCGGAGGTACGGCTCCGGTCACACGCATCCTCATCATCATCAACGTTGCCGTGTTCTTGCTCGAGGTGCTCCTGGGCGCGATGACCTTCACCGGCAATGCATCGTCGACGCTGAACAGCATGGGTGCGCTCGTGCCTTCGGTGGTGGCAGAGGGTCAGTACTGGCGGCTCTTCACGGCTATGTTCCTTCATGCAGGCATCTTCCACCTCGGCTTCAACATGTGGGCCCTGTACATCGGCGGTTCGTTCCTCGAGATGCTCGCCGGTCGCACGAAGTTCCTGCTCATCTACTTCATCTCCGGACTGGCCGGGAACGTGGCCGTGTATCTTCTCTCGGCGCCAAGTGCGGCCACTATTGGTGCATCCACGGCAATCTTCGGCGTCTTCGGTGCGCTCTTTCTCTACAGTGTGCACTTTCACGAGACGGCGGCCGGGCGCGCGCTCCGCAGTATGGGCTCGGTGATCGCCATCAACCTCCTCATCACGTTTCTCATTCCGGGAATCTCCTGGCAGGGCCATGTCGGCGGCCTGATCGGCGGCATGGCAGCGGTGGAGGTGCTGACGCAGTTCGGCCGCCGCGACCTTGCGGCGCCGTTCACGTGGCGGGACGGCGTCCTCGTGGCAGGCATTGCTGTGGCGCTGGCGGCACTCGTCGTGTGGCGCACAGGGGCGCTGGCATAG
- a CDS encoding SDR family NAD(P)-dependent oxidoreductase, translated as MVGKTVLVTGSTSGVGRQTALALASLGAEVFVHGRDPERGAAVLAEVRAATGDRGERGGLFIADLATVAGVRSLARQVVQRCRRLDVLVNNAGVFAPERVVTADGLELTLAVNVVAPHVLTRELLPLLLAAAPSRVVNLSSTSHWQGVMHWDDLQLAERYDPLAAYEQSKLAMTTLTMAWASYLQDTDVTVACLDPGNVDTAMLRLGWPRLVGVDVVAGAQTSVLLVSAPELACLTGVYFEDGRETTPPRASLDREAQQRLWRYLEAVSGNAEDGRELLDDE; from the coding sequence ATGGTCGGCAAGACGGTCCTCGTGACCGGCTCCACCAGTGGCGTCGGCCGCCAAACGGCACTCGCGCTGGCAAGTCTCGGGGCCGAGGTCTTTGTGCACGGTCGCGACCCCGAGCGTGGCGCCGCGGTGCTTGCGGAGGTTCGCGCCGCGACGGGTGATCGCGGCGAACGGGGCGGACTCTTCATCGCCGATCTGGCGACCGTTGCCGGAGTCCGTTCGCTGGCGCGCCAGGTAGTGCAGCGATGCCGTCGTCTCGATGTGCTCGTCAACAACGCGGGCGTCTTCGCTCCCGAGCGGGTGGTCACGGCGGACGGTCTGGAGCTGACTCTCGCCGTCAATGTTGTGGCTCCGCATGTGCTCACGCGCGAGCTTCTTCCGCTTCTGTTGGCGGCGGCGCCGTCGCGCGTCGTGAATCTGAGCTCCACGTCGCACTGGCAAGGAGTGATGCACTGGGACGATCTCCAGTTGGCGGAGCGTTACGATCCACTCGCCGCGTACGAGCAGTCCAAGCTGGCAATGACAACGCTCACGATGGCATGGGCGTCGTATCTGCAGGACACGGACGTGACGGTCGCGTGCCTCGATCCCGGCAATGTCGACACGGCGATGCTGCGACTGGGGTGGCCGCGGCTCGTTGGGGTGGATGTGGTAGCCGGTGCGCAGACCAGCGTTCTGCTGGTGTCCGCGCCCGAGCTTGCATGTCTCACAGGGGTGTACTTCGAGGATGGTCGCGAGACGACGCCGCCGCGGGCGAGCCTTGATCGCGAGGCGCAACAGCGCCTTTGGCGCTACCTCGAGGCTGTAAGCGGGAACGCGGAGGACGGTCGAGAGCTGTTAGACGACGAGTGA
- a CDS encoding CHAD domain-containing protein codes for MEIEAKYAVPNAETLALLSALPALDRYRLESGEARTDEDTFLDTADRRLLAAGYYLRRRETGTGVRMTLKGLVAQENDGVFRREELEALVAVDVPPAEWPPGDLRDRVCDIIAEVPLETLLHLHQDRVARRVLDDDREVAELSLDTVHTGDGSEWYEVEVEIRGDGDEDDLARLIAALTTQAELTPETRAKFSRALDAISRGHEELPARLLPSVERKRHEELAQAGGRRARRAIALLALDEGATQVEAGLRAGLSDRQVRYWLARYRNEGVAIYGRAAKVTPDVAAAIATVKRSAPPVKAPTPTPEAKPPAGDGSKKRPNIDPSDSMTVAAASTLRFHLERMLEHEAGTRLGEDIEELHDMRVSTRRMRMALRVFADYLDPETLRPVLKGLRRTGRTLGAVRDLDVFYEKTKRYLDGVPAARADDLDGLLAAWKSERDLRRQELVAYLDGSRYRRFVDMTLELLEGPVERMAPSLASVDRPQRVARVLPGLLYQDMAAVWSYEGQIDGLDTPLLTFHALRKACKGLRYTLEFFEGVLGSESRSLIKRVKGLQDHLGDLQDAVVTCGILRDYITWGEWRHHGHTLPEPTELIVAPGAARYLAARQEEMERLVLGFPEAWPKVAGAGFSRDLARVIAEI; via the coding sequence GTGGAGATCGAGGCCAAGTACGCGGTGCCGAACGCGGAGACGCTCGCTCTGCTGTCAGCCCTTCCAGCGCTCGATCGCTACAGACTGGAATCGGGAGAGGCGCGGACAGACGAAGATACGTTTCTCGACACGGCGGATCGCCGATTGCTTGCGGCGGGGTACTACCTCCGTCGGCGCGAAACGGGCACAGGCGTGCGCATGACGCTCAAGGGGCTCGTCGCCCAGGAGAACGACGGGGTGTTTCGCCGCGAGGAGTTGGAGGCTCTGGTGGCGGTCGATGTTCCTCCGGCCGAGTGGCCGCCCGGTGATCTGCGCGACAGAGTGTGCGACATCATCGCCGAAGTCCCGCTCGAGACGCTTCTGCATCTACATCAAGACAGGGTGGCGCGTCGCGTCCTGGACGATGATCGCGAAGTCGCGGAGCTGAGCCTGGATACCGTTCACACAGGTGATGGGTCAGAGTGGTACGAGGTTGAGGTCGAGATCCGCGGCGATGGCGACGAGGACGATCTGGCGCGACTGATTGCTGCGCTCACGACTCAAGCAGAGCTCACGCCGGAGACCCGCGCGAAGTTCTCGCGTGCCCTCGATGCGATTTCGCGTGGGCATGAGGAACTCCCGGCGAGATTGCTGCCGAGTGTAGAGCGCAAACGGCATGAAGAACTCGCCCAGGCGGGTGGCCGGCGAGCGCGCCGCGCGATCGCCCTGTTAGCGTTGGATGAGGGCGCAACACAGGTGGAGGCGGGGCTGCGCGCCGGGCTCTCCGACCGTCAAGTGCGGTACTGGCTGGCACGCTACCGCAACGAAGGCGTGGCGATCTACGGGCGAGCGGCGAAAGTGACCCCGGACGTAGCGGCGGCGATTGCCACGGTGAAGCGCTCTGCGCCGCCGGTGAAGGCGCCCACGCCAACGCCTGAGGCTAAACCGCCGGCCGGAGACGGATCGAAGAAGCGGCCAAACATCGACCCGTCGGACTCGATGACAGTCGCCGCCGCGAGCACCTTGCGCTTCCATCTCGAACGGATGCTGGAGCATGAGGCCGGCACACGGCTCGGGGAGGACATCGAAGAGTTGCATGACATGCGTGTTTCCACGCGGCGCATGCGCATGGCCCTACGCGTGTTCGCCGACTACCTCGACCCCGAGACTCTGCGTCCTGTTCTCAAAGGGCTGCGGCGCACCGGCAGGACGCTCGGTGCTGTGCGCGATCTCGACGTCTTCTACGAGAAGACGAAGCGCTACCTCGATGGCGTGCCGGCAGCGCGTGCGGACGATCTCGACGGCCTTCTCGCGGCGTGGAAAAGCGAACGCGACCTCCGGCGCCAGGAGCTTGTCGCGTACCTGGACGGATCGCGCTATCGCCGGTTCGTCGACATGACGCTCGAGCTCTTGGAGGGCCCGGTTGAGCGCATGGCGCCGAGCCTGGCATCCGTGGATCGGCCGCAGCGTGTGGCGCGCGTGCTGCCCGGGCTGCTCTATCAGGACATGGCAGCGGTGTGGTCGTACGAGGGTCAGATCGATGGTCTGGACACGCCCTTGCTGACCTTCCACGCATTGCGCAAGGCCTGCAAGGGTCTGCGCTACACACTCGAGTTCTTCGAGGGTGTGTTGGGCTCTGAGTCACGTTCGCTGATCAAGCGCGTCAAGGGGCTGCAAGATCATCTTGGCGACCTGCAGGACGCGGTGGTGACCTGTGGAATCCTGCGCGACTACATCACCTGGGGCGAGTGGCGTCATCACGGTCACACGCTCCCCGAACCGACCGAGCTTATTGTGGCGCCGGGTGCCGCGCGCTATCTTGCTGCGCGGCAGGAAGAGATGGAGCGCCTGGTTCTGGGGTTCCCCGAGGCTTGGCCCAAGGTCGCGGGAGCCGGCTTCAGTCGCGATCTCGCGCGTGTGATCGCCGAGATCTAG
- a CDS encoding glutaredoxin family protein: MSQAKHVELYTLSTCPWCKKAKAFLDSRGVTYTYIDYDLAEADVQSRIQEEMTAHNARSFPFMKIGDDFIIGYNPDAYTRLLDLEAKEE, translated from the coding sequence ATGTCGCAGGCCAAACATGTTGAGCTCTACACGCTGAGCACGTGTCCGTGGTGCAAGAAGGCGAAGGCGTTTCTCGACAGCAGAGGGGTCACGTATACCTACATCGACTACGACCTCGCGGAGGCGGACGTTCAGAGTCGCATCCAGGAGGAAATGACGGCGCACAACGCGCGTTCGTTTCCTTTCATGAAGATCGGCGACGACTTCATTATCGGATACAACCCGGACGCGTATACGCGACTGCTGGATCTGGAGGCGAAAGAGGAGTAA
- the sixA gene encoding phosphohistidine phosphatase SixA, with translation MRVYFLRHGKSAARETWKGDDAQRPLTEEGMELMRRQAATMNRLGIQPDLIVTSPLTRARQTAEIVAVALRKSSALEESECLARDFDSACLVKLMDAHPDAKCMMVVGHEPDFSQTVSKLLGGGRIQLKKGGLATVDIVERVGDMVFGVLVSLLTPGQMRGA, from the coding sequence ATGAGGGTCTACTTCTTGCGGCACGGCAAGTCGGCGGCACGCGAAACCTGGAAAGGAGACGATGCCCAGCGCCCGCTGACCGAAGAGGGCATGGAACTCATGCGTCGGCAGGCAGCAACCATGAACCGACTCGGCATCCAACCTGACCTAATTGTCACGAGTCCTCTCACGCGCGCCCGGCAGACCGCCGAGATCGTGGCGGTCGCGCTGCGCAAGAGTAGCGCGCTGGAGGAGAGCGAGTGTCTCGCGCGTGACTTCGACAGCGCCTGCCTCGTCAAGCTCATGGACGCACACCCCGACGCGAAGTGCATGATGGTGGTTGGCCACGAACCAGACTTCAGCCAGACGGTCTCGAAGCTCCTCGGCGGGGGACGCATACAGCTGAAGAAAGGTGGACTGGCGACAGTCGACATCGTCGAACGCGTCGGCGACATGGTGTTCGGCGTGCTGGTCTCGCTGCTGACGCCGGGTCAGATGCGTGGAGCCTGA